Proteins encoded by one window of Cystobacter ferrugineus:
- a CDS encoding M16 family metallopeptidase: protein MAKAPAKPAARKADPVLLSLFDVQEATLPNGLRVRLLANHQTPVVSLYTFFQVGSRNERPGITGISHLFEHMMFNGAKKYGPKKFDQTLESNGGRSNAYTSTDMTVYYEDFASDALETVLDLESDRMRSLRINDVALKSERQVVLEERRVRVDNDITGIMDEELGTLVWKAHAYRWPVIGWQKDIENITRQDCEQYFRTYYAPNNAVLYIVGDIDPKKTLALVRKYYGDIPKGPTPAPVLDAEPEQKGERRAEVRHPAQSPALMIAYRGPAARDEDTLLLDVIQYALAKGEGSRLTKKLVYDTQLAVSVGVDWGWRLDPGIILFFLELKPDSDPRKVEEALYAELQRLVAEGLTERELQKAKNNLRADHLRELATNSGRAHAMGHYEALLGSWRDGLSLPSVYAAATNEQVRAVAAKYFAPERRSVVTVRPTAPADGAVPTVDAQEVA from the coding sequence ATGGCGAAGGCTCCCGCGAAACCCGCCGCGCGCAAGGCGGATCCCGTCCTCCTCTCCCTGTTCGACGTCCAGGAGGCCACGCTGCCCAATGGCCTCCGGGTGCGTCTGCTGGCCAACCACCAGACTCCGGTGGTGAGTCTCTACACCTTCTTCCAGGTGGGCAGCCGCAACGAGCGGCCCGGCATCACCGGCATCAGCCACCTGTTCGAGCACATGATGTTCAACGGGGCCAAGAAGTATGGCCCCAAGAAGTTCGATCAGACGCTCGAGTCCAATGGTGGCCGCTCCAACGCCTACACGTCCACGGACATGACCGTGTACTACGAGGACTTCGCCTCGGACGCGCTGGAGACGGTGCTGGATCTGGAGTCGGACCGGATGCGCTCGTTGCGCATCAACGACGTGGCGCTCAAGAGCGAGCGCCAGGTGGTGCTGGAAGAGCGCCGCGTGCGCGTGGACAACGACATCACCGGCATCATGGACGAGGAGCTGGGCACGCTCGTGTGGAAGGCGCACGCGTACCGCTGGCCCGTCATCGGTTGGCAGAAGGACATCGAGAACATCACCCGCCAGGACTGCGAGCAGTACTTCCGCACCTACTACGCGCCCAACAACGCGGTGCTCTACATCGTCGGGGACATCGATCCGAAGAAGACGCTGGCGCTGGTGCGCAAGTACTACGGGGACATCCCCAAGGGCCCCACGCCCGCGCCCGTGCTCGACGCCGAGCCCGAGCAGAAGGGCGAGCGCCGCGCCGAGGTGCGCCACCCCGCCCAGTCCCCGGCGCTGATGATCGCCTACCGCGGCCCGGCCGCGCGCGACGAGGACACGCTCCTGCTGGACGTCATCCAGTACGCGCTGGCCAAGGGCGAGGGCAGCCGGCTGACCAAGAAGCTCGTCTATGACACCCAGCTCGCCGTGTCGGTGGGCGTGGACTGGGGCTGGCGGTTGGATCCGGGCATCATCCTCTTCTTCCTGGAGCTCAAGCCGGACTCGGATCCGCGCAAGGTGGAGGAGGCGCTCTACGCGGAGCTCCAGCGCCTGGTGGCCGAGGGCCTCACGGAGCGCGAGCTGCAGAAGGCGAAGAACAACCTGCGCGCGGACCACCTGCGCGAGCTGGCCACCAACAGCGGCCGGGCCCACGCCATGGGCCACTACGAGGCGCTGCTGGGCTCGTGGCGGGATGGGCTGAGCCTGCCGAGTGTGTACGCGGCCGCGACGAACGAGCAGGTGCGCGCGGTGGCGGCGAAGTACTTCGCGCCCGAGCGCCGCTCGGTGGTGACGGTGCGGCCCACGGCTCCCGCGGACGGGGCCGTGCCCACGGTGGACGCGCAGGAGGTGGCGTGA
- a CDS encoding M16 family metallopeptidase, translating into MAARKSATKKKPAAPTMGALMLPALHESTTSSGLKVLAAERGPLPLVAMRLVVRAGSAVDPKDKHGLADFTARLMRRGTQKRGADELDEAIEFVGASFSVGSNEDLLSFFVTTPAEHFPAMIGLLGEIVREPSFPEREVELARERTLAGFANDLDDPSTIADRAFTRALWGAHPYGHDIGGSSAHVRTFTREDLVRFHCERLGPKVALLSVVGAVDPKLVLDEAEKAFAGWTGGPEAAPQIPAMGKMASGRILLVDKPDQTQTQVRIGGPGFRMGHPDYFPSTAMNNVLGGGFTSRLVNEVRVERGLTYGISSYFDMLNVGGVFAISTFTQTERTREMLDVTLSEVAKVRAGGISAAELKKAQRYLAGLYPMRTETNESVASVIGDIRVHALGDDWVEKFRERLCTVKPRQTQEVAAKYLFPTPPLIVLLGKASAVKKQLKGLGPVKVVPASDYE; encoded by the coding sequence ATGGCGGCCCGGAAGAGCGCGACGAAGAAGAAGCCGGCCGCCCCGACGATGGGCGCGCTGATGCTGCCCGCCCTGCACGAGAGCACCACCTCCAGCGGGCTGAAGGTGCTGGCGGCCGAGCGGGGACCGCTGCCGCTCGTCGCCATGCGGCTGGTGGTGCGCGCGGGCAGCGCGGTGGACCCCAAGGACAAGCACGGCTTGGCGGACTTCACCGCGCGGCTCATGCGCCGCGGGACGCAGAAGCGCGGCGCGGATGAGCTCGACGAGGCGATCGAGTTCGTCGGCGCGAGCTTCTCGGTGGGCAGCAACGAGGACCTGCTGTCGTTCTTCGTCACCACGCCCGCCGAGCACTTTCCGGCGATGATCGGGCTGCTCGGGGAGATCGTCCGCGAGCCGTCCTTCCCCGAGCGCGAGGTGGAGCTGGCGCGCGAGCGCACCCTGGCGGGCTTCGCCAATGACCTGGACGATCCGTCGACGATCGCCGACCGGGCCTTCACCCGGGCGCTGTGGGGCGCGCACCCCTACGGCCATGACATCGGCGGCAGCTCGGCGCACGTGCGCACCTTCACGCGCGAGGATCTCGTGCGCTTCCACTGCGAGCGACTGGGGCCCAAGGTGGCGCTCCTGTCGGTGGTGGGCGCGGTGGATCCGAAGCTCGTGCTGGACGAGGCGGAGAAGGCCTTCGCGGGCTGGACGGGCGGGCCGGAAGCGGCGCCGCAGATTCCCGCCATGGGGAAGATGGCCTCGGGCCGCATCCTGCTCGTGGACAAGCCGGATCAGACGCAGACGCAGGTGCGCATCGGCGGCCCGGGCTTCCGCATGGGGCATCCGGACTACTTCCCGTCCACGGCGATGAACAACGTGCTCGGCGGTGGTTTCACCTCGCGGCTGGTGAACGAGGTGCGCGTGGAGCGCGGCCTGACGTACGGCATCAGCAGCTACTTCGACATGCTCAACGTGGGCGGCGTGTTCGCCATCTCCACCTTCACCCAGACGGAGCGCACGCGGGAGATGCTCGACGTGACGCTCTCCGAGGTGGCCAAGGTGCGCGCGGGCGGCATCAGCGCGGCGGAGCTGAAGAAGGCGCAGCGCTACCTGGCGGGGCTCTACCCCATGCGCACCGAGACGAACGAGTCGGTGGCGTCCGTCATCGGCGACATCCGGGTGCACGCGCTCGGGGACGACTGGGTGGAGAAGTTCCGCGAGCGCCTGTGCACGGTGAAGCCCAGGCAGACGCAGGAGGTGGCGGCCAAGTACCTCTTCCCCACCCCCCCGCTCATCGTGCTCTTGGGCAAGGCGTCCGCGGTGAAGAAGCAGCTCAAGGGGCTGGGGCCGGTGAAGGTGGTGCCGGCCTCGGACTACGAGTGA
- a CDS encoding RluA family pseudouridine synthase encodes MSGARVPVLFEGGGVLAVDKPAGMLVIPGRSEDSAPSLREVLEAELKRKVFVVHRLDRDTSGVVVFALTPAVHRTLSMAFEAGGVHKHYLALVEGRLEAPVVVDAALAPARKGRMRVARPGEEGKPSTTRIQPVEVFPSATLVEAEPLTGRTHQIRVHLLSLGHPLLVDHQYGRDTPWTARELGGQGEDVVLARTPLHAARLEWPALPGVGARRLESPLPEDMARTVGLVRQGLR; translated from the coding sequence GTGAGCGGCGCGCGCGTCCCCGTCCTCTTCGAGGGCGGGGGAGTGCTCGCGGTGGACAAGCCCGCGGGGATGCTCGTCATCCCCGGGCGCTCCGAGGACAGCGCCCCGTCCCTGCGCGAGGTGCTGGAGGCGGAGCTCAAGCGCAAGGTGTTCGTGGTGCACCGGTTGGATCGGGACACGTCGGGCGTGGTGGTGTTCGCCCTGACGCCCGCGGTCCACCGCACGCTGTCCATGGCCTTCGAGGCGGGAGGGGTGCACAAGCACTACCTGGCGTTGGTGGAAGGCCGGCTGGAGGCGCCCGTCGTGGTGGACGCGGCGCTCGCGCCCGCGCGCAAGGGCCGCATGCGGGTGGCCCGGCCGGGCGAGGAGGGCAAGCCCTCGACGACGCGGATTCAGCCCGTGGAGGTGTTCCCCTCGGCCACGCTCGTGGAGGCCGAGCCGCTCACGGGGCGCACGCACCAGATTCGCGTGCACCTCTTGTCCCTCGGGCACCCGCTGCTCGTGGATCACCAGTACGGGCGGGACACGCCGTGGACGGCGCGCGAGCTGGGCGGGCAGGGGGAGGACGTGGTGCTGGCCCGGACGCCCCTGCACGCGGCCCGGCTGGAGTGGCCCGCGTTGCCGGGCGTGGGGGCGCGCCGCCTGGAGTCCCCGCTCCCCGAGGACATGGCGCGCACCGTGGGGCTCGTCCGTCAGGGCTTGCGCTGA
- a CDS encoding M50 family metallopeptidase — MSTDSSSPFSWHFNLGRIPVVVEPSFWLITAMFGMIGGRLDDWRFVVSWVAVCFVSILIHELGHALMAMSLGCDVAGIRLYAFGGLTYPDRMLSRWRDVAVTAAGPFAGFLFGGVMIAVNYFVPPQTPLARTIFTDLMFVNFGWGIINLLPVLPLDGGQILRGVLGPTRQRLTLWVGVIVAGAATSLFLFIRAFFAAFMFGRMAFDCWQALSVTHDVKPLPPVQTAEPEPEALTRGWQALRSGQETEAARLAHLALSSARPGAETNAARDLLAWVALAEGNPRAALSHLEKVQPPQDARPFSWAMAYEAAGLPDRALAPALAALEREPSEAVVALAVRLLVKARRLEEAERTARDFSWKSLARRDALLADIAVARGDFDAAAALFAATFESTGRAEEAYQAALNHARSAQLERAAEWLKRALDAGYDDLEAVGLEPAFAHVRSAPEIAARLGQRKP; from the coding sequence ATGAGCACGGACTCTTCTTCTCCCTTCTCCTGGCACTTCAACCTGGGCCGCATCCCGGTCGTCGTCGAGCCGAGCTTCTGGCTCATCACCGCCATGTTCGGCATGATCGGCGGCCGGCTCGACGACTGGCGCTTCGTGGTGTCGTGGGTGGCCGTCTGTTTCGTCTCCATCCTGATCCATGAGCTGGGACACGCGCTCATGGCGATGAGCCTGGGCTGTGACGTGGCGGGCATCCGGCTCTATGCCTTTGGCGGGCTGACGTACCCGGACCGGATGCTCAGCCGCTGGCGCGACGTGGCCGTCACCGCCGCCGGACCGTTCGCGGGCTTCCTGTTCGGCGGGGTGATGATCGCCGTCAACTACTTCGTCCCCCCGCAGACCCCCCTCGCCCGCACCATCTTCACCGATCTGATGTTCGTGAACTTCGGCTGGGGCATCATCAACCTGCTGCCGGTGCTGCCGCTGGACGGCGGGCAGATTTTGCGCGGCGTGCTGGGCCCCACGCGGCAGCGGCTCACCCTGTGGGTGGGCGTGATCGTGGCGGGCGCGGCGACGAGCTTGTTCCTCTTCATCCGCGCGTTCTTCGCCGCCTTCATGTTCGGCCGCATGGCGTTCGACTGCTGGCAGGCCCTGTCGGTGACCCACGACGTCAAGCCGCTGCCCCCCGTGCAGACCGCGGAGCCCGAGCCGGAAGCGCTCACGCGCGGCTGGCAGGCGCTGCGCTCGGGCCAGGAGACCGAGGCGGCACGGCTGGCCCACCTGGCGCTCTCGTCGGCCCGACCGGGCGCGGAGACCAACGCGGCGAGGGATCTGCTCGCCTGGGTGGCGCTCGCCGAGGGCAACCCCCGCGCCGCCCTGTCCCACCTGGAGAAGGTGCAGCCGCCCCAGGACGCGCGGCCCTTCAGCTGGGCCATGGCCTACGAGGCCGCGGGCCTGCCGGATCGCGCCCTCGCGCCCGCGCTCGCCGCGCTGGAGCGTGAGCCCTCCGAGGCCGTCGTCGCGCTGGCGGTGCGGCTGCTCGTGAAGGCGCGGCGGCTGGAAGAGGCCGAGCGCACCGCGCGTGACTTCTCCTGGAAGTCCCTGGCCCGGCGCGACGCGCTGCTCGCGGACATCGCGGTGGCCCGGGGCGACTTCGACGCGGCGGCGGCGCTCTTCGCGGCCACCTTCGAGAGCACCGGCCGCGCGGAGGAGGCCTACCAGGCCGCCCTCAACCACGCGCGCAGCGCCCAACTGGAGCGCGCCGCCGAGTGGCTCAAGCGCGCGCTGGACGCGGGGTATGACGACCTCGAGGCCGTGGGCCTGGAGCCCGCGTTCGCCCACGTGCGCTCCGCTCCGGAGATCGCCGCGCGGCTCGGTCAGCGCAAGCCCTGA